The bacterium genome has a segment encoding these proteins:
- a CDS encoding lytic transglycosylase domain-containing protein, which produces MLDGVANVLNRIQQISKKFTEIAGVSGDGSPSFHQTLDEAIEETKSAPFSELIDTYSEKYGIDPKLINSIIKAESNFNPNAVSKAGASGLMQLMPETAKALGITNIFAPDENIEGGIKYFKTLLDEFNQNLPLALAAYNAGPEVVKKTNNIPQIDETKNYVEKVLNFYKETK; this is translated from the coding sequence ATGTTAGATGGTGTAGCAAATGTTTTAAATAGAATACAACAAATAAGCAAAAAATTTACAGAAATCGCTGGAGTCAGTGGTGATGGTAGTCCTTCTTTTCACCAAACATTAGATGAGGCGATTGAAGAGACAAAAAGTGCCCCTTTTTCTGAATTGATTGATACTTATAGTGAAAAATATGGGATAGACCCTAAATTAATCAATTCTATTATCAAGGCAGAATCAAATTTTAATCCTAATGCCGTCTCTAAAGCCGGGGCATCAGGATTGATGCAGTTAATGCCTGAAACTGCTAAGGCATTAGGGATAACTAATATCTTTGCCCCGGATGAAAATATCGAAGGGGGAATCAAATATTTTAAAACGCTATTGGATGAATTTAATCAGAATCTACCTTTAGCCTTAGCCGCTTATAACGCAGGACCTGAAGTAGTTAAAAAAACTAATAATATCCCCCAAATTGATGAGACTAAAAATTATGTGGAAAAGGTATTAAATTTTTATAAGGAGACTAAATAA